Below is a window of Geovibrio ferrireducens DNA.
CATTGCTATCTCACCTACAAGTTTTGTGAGATAGGCTTTGAAATCAAGCCCCTGCGCGCTGTCACCTCTGTAGAGCATTTCATGTATTATAGCCATGGATTTTATACGCTGAATACTGTTTTTGAAATAACTTACGGCTTTTTCATCATTCAGATACTCACTCTGAATGCTGAGCAGGCTGCTGACTATCTGTAGATTATTTTTTACCCTGTGATGTATCTCCCTTATGAGAAAGTTTTTCTCCTCCAGACCAGCTATAAGGCCGTCCTTTGTATTTCTTTCCTCCGTAATATCCCTGAAAACGAGAACGCCCCCGTTCTCGTATGAGTCATGCTCTATTTTGTTTATGCTGTAAGCAACAGGAATTATGCTCCCCGCACTGTTTTTGAAAAAAGCCTCGCCTCTGTGTATGCCTCTGTTTTTTTCAACCGCTTCAAGCAGCGGAGACTCCTCGTTTTCTGTTCCGGGCCGGAGAATATCCCTGAGGTTTTCGGGCTGGGTTGACGGGCTGTATTTAAGAATCCGCTCTGCTGAGCTATTCATAAACTTGATGTTGATCGCACCGTCAAAAACCATAACTCCTTCATCCATCGCATTAAGCAGAGCCTTGTGTATGCTCTCAAGGCTGAACAGGCGGTTTGTCAGGTATTTTTCGTTGCTTTTGTCCATCACTATGGCAAAGATGTACTCCTTTTCCCTGAAACGCACCTTCGCACAAAGAAGCAGGAAGTCCTTTGTGCCCCCTTTTTCACCGGTAAAAGAGCACTGCATCTTGCCCTGACCCTCTATCTCTATCTTTTTAAGAAAGTCAGATGAAAAAGGATTTTCCCCGAACACGGAATCAGACAGGAGGCAGTTTTTCATTTTTTCCACCCCTGTGCCGAAAAATATTTCCGCGGCGCGGTTAGCATCCTCAATCATAAGCGTGTTTATATTGATAAAAAGCATCGGAACGCCCGAAAGCCGGAACATCCCTTCGTACCACTCCATCCTGTTCAGACTTTCGCGGAATTTCATATATTTATCCGACACATCAAACACAAAGCCTGTGAGGCTTGTGCAGCTGCCGTCTGAGGAATATTCTGCCATGTTGTAGAACTCAAGCCACCTTGTTCTCCCCTCAAAGTCTGTAAACGGGAGTGATTCAATATCCACCGGATTTTCGGATTTCTGCCTTCTTTTCTCATAATCCGCTATTCGCAGTATTATTTCCGCGTTCCGGCTCTCATCGCTGCTGAACCCTATGAGCCGGGCAGCGTTCGCGCTGAGCACCTCCACAGAAGGCTCCGGTCTGAAATTAAAGCTGTAATAAGCTGAATTGCCCGCGCTACTGAGCTTGTCCAGAATTATGGACAGATGCCTCTCAAGTTTTTTAACCTTTTCGAAGTGCATTATGATAACGCCCATGGAAACGGTGAATGTGAAAAATACTGCAAGCTGGAAACCGGCGGAATAGTACTGGATGTTTACTGAACCTTCCCTTGCTGCCTGTTCAATAAACGGGTATGTCTGCTTGTGTATTCCCCAGAGCACAAGGGATATTCCGGTTAGTTTTTTCCCGAAACCCTGAAATGAGCCGGACAGAAGTATAATAACCCCGGCATATATGAAGGCGGCTGAGGACAGTATGAATACGGCAGTATCAGCAGTGTAATAGGATGCACCGTCAAATAGCGCGGCAGCAAGAAGGACTTCCGCACTCAATGCTGCCGGTAAAAGAAAACGCGGCCGCTTTTTATCCATGAGCATGTGCGCGCCCATGATGAGCAGCATGCCTCCGGCAAGTACAAAACTCAGCTTAAGAAATACTAGGACATCTGTTTCCCCGTAAATGCGGATGATAATCTGCACGATGTATCTGAAAATGTTGAATAACCAACTGTAACCCCATATTTTCAGGTAATCGTTGCGCTCGTTTACGTAAAGATACATAAACATGAACATCACAGCCACGGAGGCTGTGAGGATTCCCACCAACTCATGCAGATAGCCGTTTTGCATCAAACGCTCCCGCCTCAGCTTCGGCAGTAGGAAACAACAAACGGAGCTATGCTTCCGAGAGGGAGAATTTTCTGCGCCGCTCCGAGTTCTATCGCTACTTTGGGCATCCCAAAAACAATGCTGGTGGCTTCATCCTGAGCTATTGTGAAGGCTCCCGCCTCCTTAAGTTCAAGAAGCCCCTTGGAGCCGTCGTCCCCCATTCCGGTCATGATAACGGCAACCCCATTGGAGCCTACATACCTCGCACCGGAGCGGAAGAGAACATCAACCGAGGGTCTGTGCCTGCTCACGAGGGGTCCGTCCTTTATCTCGGCAAAGTATCTGGCTCCGCTGCGCTTTATCAGCATATGCTTGTTTCCGGGCGCAATCAGAGCCCTTCCGGGGAGGACAGTATCACCGTTTTCCGCTTCCTTAACACTGATTTTACAGAGGGAGTCAAGCCTTTGGGCAAATGAAGCGGTAAAGTTCTCCGGCATATGCTGAACTATGACTATTCCGGGAGCATCGGGCGGCATGGCGGTGAGAAAAACCGTCAGAGCCTCTGTTCCGCCGGTTGACGCACCCACGAGAATAACCTTCTCTGTGGTTTCCACCATAGCCTTGTTTGTGCTTTTGGGGATAATAACATCCGCTGTGAACTTTGGCTGAACAGTGTACGATGATGCGGATATTTTTCTGACAGATGCCTTGGCAGCGGCCTTTACCGCATCACAGATGAGTATTTTTGATTCCTCAAGAAATGCCTTCGTCCCGGACTTCGGTTTCTGGATAACATCCACCGCGCCGTACTCCATAGCCTTCATAAGCGTCTGCGAGTTCTCGACTGTGAGGCTTGAACACATAACAACCGGAATCGGGTGCTGGGACATAAGTTTTTTCAGAAAGGTTATGCCGTCCATGCGGGGCATTTCCACATCAAGAGTGATCACATCAGGGATAAAATGCTTCATTCTTTCCGCGGCATAAAACGGATCCTGACAGGAAGCGACCTCGCTTATCTCAGGATCGGATGAGAGAATCTCAGTGAGAGTCTGTCTGACTACGGCGGAATCATCTACAACAAGAACCTTCAGACCCATATAATTAACCTGCGTTTACTGTATTCCTAAGGTTTTTCATAAAAACGCGCCCTTCGGCGGAGTAGAAATAAAGCTTTCGCCCCATGCTTCCCCCTACGTCCTGCGCGGTAATTCTATAACCCAGATCGGCCAGTGCGGCAAAAGCCGCCTGAATGTTTTTTGCGCCGATGGTTTCTCTTTTAAGCTTGCCCGATTCCGTGCGGAACATATCCGCACCGCCGAACACCTTTACTTCCAGTTCCATGGGGTAAGCCCCCCATGACTGAAAGCGGCTGTGCATATAATTTATTGATGAGTCAACGAATTTATTAGAATAAGATGAGCTTTCGCCAACAACGCAGAAATTGGATGACGGGAGCATGGCATGGCACATGCCGCCAACTTTAACCGCCGGCCAAAACATCACCACGGAAACGCATGAACCAAGAACGGTGCTGACCACCGCAGGTTCCTTGTTGATATACATTTCACATGGTTTCAGATAAATGTTTTTTATCAACGGTTTTATTCCGGTATCATAATTTTCTGTAAACTGTTGGTGCGACTGTTTCCACATCAAGATTCATCCCGTGTATTGTCTCTGAGTGTCCGAGAAAAAGAAACCTTCCCGGTTTCAGATGACTCACGAGTTTCCTCAGGATTCTCTCCTGGGTTTCTCTGTCAAAATATATTATAACATTGCGGCAGAATATTATATCGTAATCCTTATCATGCGAAAACTTTTCATCCATAAGATTAAGACGCGCAAATCTTACGGATTTCCTTACAAACGGCTTCGGGCGCACCTTGCAGTCGTTCCTGTCCTTTGATCTTAAAAAAAACTTTTTCTTTATTTCAAAAGGGAGATTAGAAATTTTCTCCTCATCGTAAATCGCTGTGCATGCTTTTCTGAGAACTTCCGTTGAAATATCCGTTGCGAGAATTTCAAAGCTCCAGCCCTTGATATTTTCAAAAAAGCCGTGCAGTTCCATAGAGAGAGTGTAGGGCTCCTCGCCGCTTGAGCAGCCTGCGCTCCACACTTTAACTCTTGCGCTGTCATTGTCTTTGAGCAGATATGGGAGAACCCTGTCACGCATGTATTCGAAATGGCCGGGTTCGCGGTAGAAGTCGGTTTTGTTGGTGGTCAGTACATCAATGAGGCTGACTATCTCCTCCTCACCTTCGCCGGAGGTGAAAACATAGTCAAGGTACTCCTCATAGGTGGTGAAACTGTGCTTCCGAAGACGCTTTCTCAGGCGTCCCTCTACCATCTGCTTTTTTGTGGGCGGGAGTTTGATTCCGCAGTGGTTCTCTATAAAATCCTTTATTCTTTCAAACTCCGCAGATGACAGGTTCTGACGGAAAACATCAAAGTTTGACGACATACTCCACCCTTTTAGATTAACCCGCTTCGCAGATAAATACAACCGCGAAGCGGGTCTTATTTTATAGAACGTTCATGTCAGTAGCTCACAAACTCTTCATCTAGTTTGTCATTATCATCATGAAGGTTAAGATTTACCCCGCTCTTTGAGGCGGTTTTTCTCTTAGGTTCCTTCATAACAGGCAGCGCAGCAGGCCTTCCCGTTTTAAAGGTTCCGGTATTTTTCGGTCTGTAGCTGCCTGATGAGGATGAGCCGCTCATTCTGAAGAAAGCAACCGCGCTCTGCAATGCTTCCGCCTGACTCGCCAGTTCTTCCGCTGTGGAAGCCATCTCTTCGGAGGCTCCGGCGTTTCTCTGTATAACCTGATCAAGCTGCTGTATGGCGCTGTTTATCTGTTCGGCGCCTGTTCTCTGCTCGGTGCTGGAGGCTGTTATCTCCTGCACAAGCTCGGCTGTTTTCTGTATATCCGGCAGTATCTGCTGAAGAAGCGCTCCCGCACGTTCGGCAACCTCCACACTGCTCACGGAGAGTTCGCTTATCTCCCCTGCTGCTTCCTGAGAGCGTTCGGCGAGTTTGCGCACTTCGCTTGCAACAACAGCGAAGCCTTTTCCGTGCTCCCCTGCCCTTGCAGCCTCAATTGCCGCGTTGAGGGCGAGAAGGTTTGTCTGGCGGGCTATCTCTTCGATTATAGAGATTTTACCCGCTATGTCCTTCATAGCCTTCACGGTGAGTTCAACCGCGCCGCCGCCCTCTTTCGCATCATCAGCCGCCTTGCGGGCGATCTTCTCTGTCTGGAGGGCGTTGTCTGCGTTCTGGTTTATGTTGGAGGTCATCTCCTCCATTGAGCTTGAGGCTTCTTCCGCCGCCGCTGCCTGCTCAGTAGCACCCTGTGACATTTCCTGTGCGGCGCTGCTGAGCTGTTCGCTGCCTGAGGAAACATTTTCAGATGAGCTTTTCACATCGGAGACTATTTCTCTAAGCTTGGCTATCATCTCCCTGAGAGAAGCAGCAAGCTGTCCTATTTCATCTTTGCTTTCCAAATCTATATGTGCATCAAGGTTACCCGCCGCAACCTGTCTGGCAAACTCTACACCCATAAAGAGCGGCTTTGTAATCATCCTTGTCATTATGACCGCGAGGGTGACACCTATTATAAGCGCAATTATCAG
It encodes the following:
- a CDS encoding chemotaxis protein CheD, whose amino-acid sequence is MIKNIYLKPCEMYINKEPAVVSTVLGSCVSVVMFWPAVKVGGMCHAMLPSSNFCVVGESSSYSNKFVDSSINYMHSRFQSWGAYPMELEVKVFGGADMFRTESGKLKRETIGAKNIQAAFAALADLGYRITAQDVGGSMGRKLYFYSAEGRVFMKNLRNTVNAG
- a CDS encoding histidine kinase dimerization/phosphoacceptor domain -containing protein yields the protein MQNGYLHELVGILTASVAVMFMFMYLYVNERNDYLKIWGYSWLFNIFRYIVQIIIRIYGETDVLVFLKLSFVLAGGMLLIMGAHMLMDKKRPRFLLPAALSAEVLLAAALFDGASYYTADTAVFILSSAAFIYAGVIILLSGSFQGFGKKLTGISLVLWGIHKQTYPFIEQAAREGSVNIQYYSAGFQLAVFFTFTVSMGVIIMHFEKVKKLERHLSIILDKLSSAGNSAYYSFNFRPEPSVEVLSANAARLIGFSSDESRNAEIILRIADYEKRRQKSENPVDIESLPFTDFEGRTRWLEFYNMAEYSSDGSCTSLTGFVFDVSDKYMKFRESLNRMEWYEGMFRLSGVPMLFININTLMIEDANRAAEIFFGTGVEKMKNCLLSDSVFGENPFSSDFLKKIEIEGQGKMQCSFTGEKGGTKDFLLLCAKVRFREKEYIFAIVMDKSNEKYLTNRLFSLESIHKALLNAMDEGVMVFDGAINIKFMNSSAERILKYSPSTQPENLRDILRPGTENEESPLLEAVEKNRGIHRGEAFFKNSAGSIIPVAYSINKIEHDSYENGGVLVFRDITEERNTKDGLIAGLEEKNFLIREIHHRVKNNLQIVSSLLSIQSEYLNDEKAVSYFKNSIQRIKSMAIIHEMLYRGDSAQGLDFKAYLTKLVGEIAMTYTSVCPVYVDVECCEMRLNLDESIAVSLLITEIITNCYKHAFSKNSVDARINIRVCFTNDEKREILIADNGAGIEDADRFRNSDTLGSQIIISLISQLAGDLRIENNGGTAFILKF
- a CDS encoding protein-glutamate methylesterase/protein-glutamine glutaminase, whose product is MGLKVLVVDDSAVVRQTLTEILSSDPEISEVASCQDPFYAAERMKHFIPDVITLDVEMPRMDGITFLKKLMSQHPIPVVMCSSLTVENSQTLMKAMEYGAVDVIQKPKSGTKAFLEESKILICDAVKAAAKASVRKISASSYTVQPKFTADVIIPKSTNKAMVETTEKVILVGASTGGTEALTVFLTAMPPDAPGIVIVQHMPENFTASFAQRLDSLCKISVKEAENGDTVLPGRALIAPGNKHMLIKRSGARYFAEIKDGPLVSRHRPSVDVLFRSGARYVGSNGVAVIMTGMGDDGSKGLLELKEAGAFTIAQDEATSIVFGMPKVAIELGAAQKILPLGSIAPFVVSYCRS
- a CDS encoding HAMP domain-containing methyl-accepting chemotaxis protein produces the protein MFKNMKLGMKLGMAFGLLILIIAVLGTVAMLNMSRVKTESLKLSEEYVPEVELAGKIERTNAAVMLNMRTYQYTKSDADYKNALTGFSDLRKYIADIQALADRSKNLKTLNATAGEVLASANEYEGLAKATDDVNRAILSSLDKMGASAAVFMKNSESYLHQQEQELLSEIKSGLSADKLSERARKVAMMNQVMMDGNFIRIEVWKAQSTGDLEALNATFPKFADIEEILEGITAVTRRQNNLNQLAGIKQALADYEKGMESLVVSWKELNALGEKRGAAAARLLEGAQNIAVAGMEQTTAIARQAVSVLNASAFTVMTGLIIALIIGVTLAVIMTRMITKPLFMGVEFARQVAAGNLDAHIDLESKDEIGQLAASLREMIAKLREIVSDVKSSSENVSSGSEQLSSAAQEMSQGATEQAAAAEEASSSMEEMTSNINQNADNALQTEKIARKAADDAKEGGGAVELTVKAMKDIAGKISIIEEIARQTNLLALNAAIEAARAGEHGKGFAVVASEVRKLAERSQEAAGEISELSVSSVEVAERAGALLQQILPDIQKTAELVQEITASSTEQRTGAEQINSAIQQLDQVIQRNAGASEEMASTAEELASQAEALQSAVAFFRMSGSSSSGSYRPKNTGTFKTGRPAALPVMKEPKRKTASKSGVNLNLHDDNDKLDEEFVSY
- a CDS encoding CheR family methyltransferase gives rise to the protein MSSNFDVFRQNLSSAEFERIKDFIENHCGIKLPPTKKQMVEGRLRKRLRKHSFTTYEEYLDYVFTSGEGEEEIVSLIDVLTTNKTDFYREPGHFEYMRDRVLPYLLKDNDSARVKVWSAGCSSGEEPYTLSMELHGFFENIKGWSFEILATDISTEVLRKACTAIYDEEKISNLPFEIKKKFFLRSKDRNDCKVRPKPFVRKSVRFARLNLMDEKFSHDKDYDIIFCRNVIIYFDRETQERILRKLVSHLKPGRFLFLGHSETIHGMNLDVETVAPTVYRKL